The genomic interval cacaaaaaaaaatcctagaaataGAACTGCCACCTGCAGCTATACTCAAAGGAACCAATAGCCTACTACATACTCatacattcattttcattactGCTCTAGTTAGAGAGTCTAGTGTGATCCTGAAGACTACAGGAGAAAGTTCAATAGTTGTTTATTTTGATACCATATAGGATGTGAACAAAATTgaccaaatatataaagatatacttTATACAGACAATCATTTAATGAGGTATTTCATACCAGGAAAAGTAACCCAGACTTAGTGAATTTTTCTGATTGTAGATTTACATGCATTTTCATTTGGGGGTTAGAAAGCAGGGGTATATGATTTGGTGATTAAAATGGGACTCTCCTTGAATGAAATTGCCATTATTCATATCAGTAGTCTAGTGAGATGATTGTCTAAACACAGAATGAGTCCTCAGCATTTCTGAGACAAATACTTGTCTACTAAGAATTATATTATTGACTCAGGAGGGAATATCGACTCACATTATTGATTCTCTACAAATCTTGTGACTCATAACTTCACTTTTCACTAACTCCCTTGATCCAGACTGTTTATCAATCACTTTTAACCTAGTATATTGAAAGAagccttcctggtttcccctgtCCTGTTCATATGCCccatgtccttttctttttttatatattttatttaaattttatttttaatttctaaaactaGCATACAAGGTATTGCTATTTGTAAAGTATTTTTGAACAATGTATGTTTTAGTGATTCTCCTTTTTAATctagcttttatattttttatttgatattatatttacatttcagattttatccccttaccccattctccccaccacccaggaacctcctatgccatcctccctcctcctgctttatGAGGATTTGCTCCAACCTCCTCCGCCCCCACTGCCACCTCCTtacatgggaccaaggatctcctctcccacctatgctggacaaggccatcctcccctaaatatacagatggagtcatggattCCTCCCTATGCCATGTCCTTTTCAAAGTGTTCCTATATCCTATAAATTATGATGCCTAATTAGGACATAAAGATCCAAAAACACAGAGATGGTGATAAATTCACATTTAATGGCTGAATTATTGACAAGTCATGATCTAACACAGTCAGAATGAAGAACACCGAGTATCACTAAAGGTTGATTTAACATATATTCTTAGAGAAAGGTACAAGTAAACATTGTAATAGTAATTCTGAAGTTGTAAGTTCAAGATGAAAGTTATGACATACACATATTTTGTCTATTGTAGTATCCATATCAAACTAACAATAAACTATGGCCAGATTTTCACAATTCTTTCTACAATGTTTTTCTTCAGCTCATGTATCTAAGAACTTTTTTGTTTGAATAGTTTGATAATCCCCTGCTTGATTTCCTGGGTTCCTACTCCATACACAGTGGGATTGAGGGCAGGTGGGATGAGATGAGGCAACACATTGAGAAGAATCGGTACCTCTGACAGTATCTTTTTTCCTGCCTTGTTTGTGAAGATAAAGACTAGCAACAATGTATAGAAGAAAAGTATAAGGATGAGATGTGAACCACAAGTACTCAAGGCCTTGGTGACTGCACCTCCAGACTGCTGACACAAAACAACCCTCAGGATGAAGCAGTAAGATAGCAAGATGAGCACCAGGTCAGAACCTAGTAGACACAAAACACTCACAAACTGATAGAGCTTATTTAGATGAATATCCCCACAGGAAAGCTTTGCTACAGAAATATTGGCACATATGCAGTTCTCCACCACATTGCTGGCACAGTAATTGAGTCTAGCAGCCAGAACTGGAGTGGGCAGTGTAGCTAGAAGATTGCAGGCTACAATAAAAATGTCTGCATTGATGACAAACTGTTCTGTGATGATGGATGGGTAGCACAGGGGATGGCAGATAGCCACATAGTGATCATAGGCCATGACCAGAAACATAGAGGATTCCATGGGAAGGAAGGTGTTCATGATGAACATCTGCAGGAAGCAGCCCACAAAGCTGATGGGTTTCATGTTGAACCAGAAGATAAGCAGGACCTGCCAGAAGTATCATTCTCAAAAACTCTGTGCATTCATCATCATCATACAATATCTAGCCTTAGGAAATTCTTAAGATATATTAGTAAAACCATCCAAATCCTGAATTCACTGGGATAGCATCCCAGTTTGAAATACTTTCTATGTCCATGTTAATCtacagcagtgcttctcaaccttcctaaccaTTCGatccttaatacagttcctcatgttgtggtgacccccaatcacaaaagtattttcattgctacttcataactgtaatttttactgttatgaattgtaatataaatatctaacaagcaggatatctgatatgcaaactttgtgaaagggttgttcaacccctGAGAGAGGCCAtgacccactggttgagaaccacttatcttttttttattattattatatatattttttattagatctttcatttacacttcagatgccatcccctttccccattcccctcccttagaaaacccctatcccatgcccccttttcctttttgcatttatacattttttaaaaaaatgttaatcataggctttataagtttggtattgttcaatcagaggtgtaacacactacccaacctagatatatctactatctttgactggtggagattcatgaacatctgcttccctgtctcccccctctatctctctttcatcacctagcttctcctctccttcttcttctcctcttcttactccttttcttcctctcagtactcctcccaccttagctcctcctacacatcacccttcctgttaaatgaaacttttctctcaaaatacaattagagcataattatgccaatttgtaccagtgaggtacaagatagtcctaatacccagtccatccttttgttgactaaccagcacctctgtcatctatcctaactaaaacatttagttctgaacctggttttaggatgaatgtcagctgacaaccatccactcaaatcttttctcttaaggtcaatagctgtatgttttcaaccccatcagaaatccagaatgactgagttaactataattgtgggaagcacaaatcatagtttctaaaacttagccaatttatagagacctctgaacacctggacactcgctctacttcaaaacgttggagcatctgttcttctgccttctggcccaggatcatctgacagaccttagtgctgcagaattattaagggctgattactctgtctaggcagatataatcagtcgactattctgcaagtgtgtccttttctggacagtaatttgtctgtagaaggaaagtggcaattcttgcctagtggctgtctcaccacaactggagtaactccatggatgctcaatttcttcttagaatttaacataggaagctgtccggagcagacaggtctctaaggaaaatgaacattaatactgaaatgtttgtcatgtcaattctaaggatttctgatgttttgaaaaccagctatcatgtaaggtaatctggactgttgcctgttaactccactcagctatttctaaataaaacatagagaacacccttataataaactccaagtcatgaatttgctatagtcccttaactcacaggctgaccatctcaaatcagttaaaaaagttgaagaaggactgggtctaagctttgtattcctaagtgtgttatactggtacaatgcctatgagagtaacaatattcatctcactcttatatcactaagaagctcatgccaatgaaaaccttaaaatttgtaaacaaagaaaattggtgccgtttaagaatttatatcttcatcttgatattaattatacagatttctactaataggttatggctatgcaataaaccctagctaatcctctctattctgacaaaaccactacttttccctagagagacagcccaacatttaccaccttagtccccatgcccagggaataggggcgctgactcatcattagcttcttcaagctgattatgggcgttgagatattagaagaggagtgggggggagagcaaattgacagtcctctgatgctgtgtcttcgctgcctccagaaggaattcacggacctcagaggtttgagcaggtctgcccagctctaggaaaggctgcccactctcaccttacctattcaatatagtactggaagtcttagctagagcaattagacaacaaaaggaagtcaaagggatataattaggaaaggaagaagtcaaaatttcactatttgcagatgatatgatagtatacttaagtgaacctaaaacttccaccagagaactcctaaacctgataaacaactttagcaatgtggctggatataaaatcaactcaaacaaatcagtagccttcctctactcaaaggataaacaggcagagaaagaaatcagggaaatgacacccttcacaatagccacgaataaaataaattatcttggagtgaatctaacaaagcaagtgaaagatctgtatgacaagaacttcaagtctctgaagaaagaaattgaagaagatctcagaagatggaaagatctcccatgctcctggattggcaggattaatttagtaaaaatggctatcctgccaaaagcaatctacagattcaatgcaatacccatcaaaattccaaatcaattcttcatagagatagaaagagcaatttacaaattcatttggaataacaaaaaacctaggatagcgagaactattctcaacaataaaagaacctctgggggaatcaccattccggacctcaaactgtactacagagcagtagtgataaaaactgcttggtattggtacagagacagaaaggacgatcaatggaacagacttgaagacccagaaatgaacccgcatacctatggtcacttgatatttgacaagggagctaaattcatccagtggaaaaaggacagcatttccaacaagtggtgctggctcaactagaggtcaacatgtagaagaatgcaaattaatccattcttatccccttgcacaaagctcaactccaagtggataaaggaccttcacataaagccaggtacactgaaaatattagaagagaagttggggaagaccctcgaatacctaggcacaggggaaaagttcctgaacagaacaccaatggcttatgctctaagatcaagaatcgacaaatgggacctcatcaaattgcaaagcttctgtaaggcaaaggacactgtcaacaagacaaaacggcaaccaacagattgggaaaagatcattaccaatcctacatctgatagggggctaatatcgaatatttacaaagaactcaagaaattagacgccaaacaacaaaataaccccattaaaaaatggggtacagagctaaacaaagaattctcaactgaggaaactcgaatggccgagaagcaccttaagaaatgctcaacatccttagtcatcagggaaatgcaaatcaaaacaacactgagataccacctcacaccagtcagaatggctaagatcaaaaactcaggtgatagtagatgctgacgaggatgtgaagaaagaggaacactcctgcattgttggtggggttgcaagctggtacaaccactttggaagtcagtctggcggttcctcagaaaattggacatagcactacctgaggacccagctataccacttctgggtatatacccagaaaatgccccaacaaataacaaagacatatgctccactatgttcatagcagccctatttataatagccagaagctggaaagaacccagatgcccttcaacagaggaatggatacaaaaaatgtggtacatttacacaatggaatattactcagctattaaaaataatgaattcgagaaattcttaggtaaatggatggaactagaaaatatcatcctgagtgaggtaacccaatcacaaaagaacacacatggtatttactcactgataagcggagattagcccaaaaaatttgaaacaacaaagattcaactaccagacgacatgaagctcatgaagaagaaagaacaagtgaggatgcctaggtctttcttaggaggagtaactaaataaccaagggagcaaatatggagacaaagtgtgggtcagaatctgaagggggggttgtagggagaccattgcgtctgggtattcattccataggcagtcaccaaaaatagacgctgatagggatgtcaggatgggaaagctgacagcagcctgataaggctgtctccttagaggtctctcagagtcggacatacccagagacagatacccacagctatccattaatctgatcaaaggtcccaatggaggagttagagagtaaattgaaggaaccgtgaaccgtaagggctggtggccccgtgaggaaagcaacaataccaaccagccagagctccccagggtctaaaccaccagcctaggagcacatagggagac from Arvicanthis niloticus isolate mArvNil1 chromosome 1, mArvNil1.pat.X, whole genome shotgun sequence carries:
- the LOC117714249 gene encoding olfactory receptor 56A4-like, which codes for MVSSTNNTGIQVTEFLMICFPGMQDTQHWLSIILAPLLVLALAANFVLLFTIHQEASLHEPMYYLLAILSVLDVILCLTVIPKVLLIFWFNMKPISFVGCFLQMFIMNTFLPMESSMFLVMAYDHYVAICHPLCYPSIITEQFVINADIFIVACNLLATLPTPVLAARLNYCASNVVENCICANISVAKLSCGDIHLNKLYQFVSVLCLLGSDLVLILLSYCFILRVVLCQQSGGAVTKALSTCGSHLILILFFYTLLLVFIFTNKAGKKILSEVPILLNVLPHLIPPALNPTVYGVGTQEIKQGIIKLFKQKSS